The following are from one region of the Pseudazoarcus pumilus genome:
- the pal gene encoding peptidoglycan-associated lipoprotein Pal has product MKKVLLPALLASLLIACSGTGDQAADGTAGSAGASGSDTTTAAVSDSSISRNDMGALAGGDASGSSATDGSASGSIASLTDPNHILSQRTIYFDFDSFVIRPEFADLIDAHAAFLKGHGQIKMMIQGNTDERGSREYNLALGQKRAEAVKRALVLLGVDETQIESVSLGEEKPRCTESTESCWAENRRSDMLYTGEF; this is encoded by the coding sequence ATGAAGAAAGTTCTCCTGCCAGCACTTCTCGCCTCGCTGCTGATCGCTTGCAGTGGGACCGGGGACCAGGCTGCCGACGGTACGGCCGGTTCGGCCGGCGCGTCCGGATCGGACACCACCACGGCGGCGGTTTCGGACTCGAGCATCTCGCGCAACGACATGGGCGCACTGGCCGGCGGCGACGCCTCCGGCAGCTCGGCGACCGACGGCTCGGCGAGCGGCAGCATCGCATCCCTGACCGATCCCAACCACATCCTGTCTCAGCGCACGATCTACTTCGACTTCGACAGCTTCGTGATCCGTCCCGAGTTCGCTGACCTGATCGATGCCCATGCCGCCTTCCTGAAGGGCCACGGGCAGATCAAGATGATGATCCAGGGCAACACCGACGAGCGCGGCAGTCGCGAGTACAACCTCGCCCTGGGCCAGAAGCGTGCCGAGGCGGTCAAGCGCGCACTGGTGCTGCTCGGCGTCGACGAAACCCAGATCGAATCGGTCAGCCTCGGCGAAGAGAAGCCGCGCTGCACCGAGTCGACGGAGAGCTGCTGGGCCGAGAATCGTCGCTCAGACATGCTCTACACCGGCGAGTTCTGA